NNNNNNNNNNNNNNNNNNNNNNNNNNNNNNNNNNNNNNNNNNNNNNNNNNNNNNNNNNNNNNNNNNNNNNNNNNNNNNNNNNNNNNNNNNNNNNNNNNNNNNNNNNNNNNNNNNNNNNNNNNNNNNNNNNNNNNNNNNNNNNNNNNNNNNNNNNNNNNNNNNNNNNNNNNNNNNNNNNNNNNNNNNNNNNNNNNNNNNNNNNNNNNNNNNNNNNNNNNNNNNNNNNNNNNNNNNNNNNNNNNNNNNNNNNNNNNNNNNNNNNNNNNNNNNNNNNNNNNNNNNNNNNNNNNNNNNNNNNNNNNNNNNNNNNNNNNNNNNNNNNNNNNNNNNNNNNNNNNNNNNNNNNNNNNNNNNNNNNNNNNNNNNNNNNNNNNNNNNNNNNNNNNNNNNNNNNNNNNNNNNNNNNNNNNNNNNNNNNNNNNNNNNNNNNNNNNNNNNNNNNNNNNNNNNNNNNNNNNNNNNNNNNNNNNNNNNNNNNNNNNNNNNNNNNNNNNNNNNNNNNNNNNNNNNNNNNNNNNNNNNNNNNNNNNNNNNNNNNNNNNNNNNNNNNNNNNNNNNNNNNNNNNNNNNNNNNNNNNNNNNNNNNNNNNNNNNNNNNNNNNNNNNNNNNNNNNNNNNNNNNNNNNNNNNNNNNNNNNNNNNNNNNNNNNNNNNNNNNNNNNNNNNNNNNNNNNNNNNNNNNNNNNNNNNNNNNNNNNNNNNNNNNNGGGCATCTACGATTTCTTCATCGAAGTCCATTACGTccataaaagatataatatcatcaaattccctcattttaaaattataattatatctggATGCAACCGGCAAATTTAAGGTtatgatgtaaatattattattcagtgTCGAGTTCTTAGATTAGATCTTTGAGAAACACATTGTACtttgtttatatgaattattaatttcgttttcttttatttacacgtaatgtatctaataattaacaacaatcatagaacataacattttacgtATATCTAATTATCTAcgtcaaatgtcaatgtcatcaTCCATCGGTCGTGCTgttttgactttttttttgttttctatcgTTGACTTTATAGTTAAGAAATTAGAATAGTAAGCTGAGAGTAATAAAATggcaatacattaaaatagaacGGAACGTAGGTTGAAGTAAAATAAGCATGTAAAGGCTAAAACAATACACTCAAAAAGTAGTATAATACTACGAATAGGTTTGCTGACCGTCTTTCATTCGGTTCGTCCGTCTTTATCTTGTGAACCGTGATATATAGATGTTACACATCTAATTAGGATTGTAAATGGTTTAGTGAGTCagaacccaaaaaaaaaaacacctagAAAGACCACTCGGTTGTTTttgatacaataatatatacggTATAACATACGTACATAACATACAGTATAACTATCTAATAGAGATTTCTTAATCTCTATTAGAGAGTTTGAAACACTTTTATAAGGatttatactattttgaaatttaattctaCGATAATCCAAATAGTTACAAGAATCATACATAACCCACAATTTCTTCCctgggggccgtgggtatgtATGCAAGTTTTTCCCTCTCAAAAAAGAAAGGTACTTAAGGCGAGTGCACAATAATGATATTGTCGTCTAAATCTATAAcgtaaaataatcaatatattattgacaTAATGGCATCACAGAAGTAACACAAATGTACAATGTTATTCTAAGTTTCATCTAGCACAATATTATTGGTTAGAAAAAggattttagtttaatatttcctTCCCCCCTTTCaacagtaaaatattattctatgtcctttctcggatcACAAAGTAACttggtttaaaattttatggaaaTCAGGTAAAGAAATTAATGGGTTAGTGTGTAACCATTGTAGTGATACTTTAGACGgataattcttttatatattagccATTAGTAGAtagcttattaatttattatgtaatgttaacATTAATAGTTCAGCGGTGTTACTACGTAGTAATTACTACTTACGTACACTACGAAACTAAACACTAGTTAGTTTATTGCTTTGTGACATAAACCTTTAGGATTACAGCGAATGTGTGACGGTTCCTATTCAATGAAcgaaatgtacatttatagtCTATTAGGGAATTAATCGTTACGTGAATAGTTAAATTACACTAGGAATGAAGTTTTTCACCTAGCAACATTATCGAGCAGTCAgctaaagaaaaacatttttttggcAAAATAGATATTGGTCCTACTGGGAATATCACTGGACTTTCAGTAGTTTTCCAAAAATTTTACCTTCCATTTGGCGActgcaaaattaaaaaaaatatattttttcaaaatctaaTGGTTCTGCAGTAGTTatgattgatattttattttttttaatctcgtAACCAGCTTTTTCATTCGAAATAAGATCGACGTAGGTCAATCGAAATGGAAGATAATCCACCTAGCGACGAAGAAATACAGTATTCTGTTCTCAGTCCCAAAGGGGGgggtaaaaagttaaaattaaacgatGGAAGCTCACAAGATAGTTTAAACGAAGGGGGTGAGTATACCTTGTAGTGTCGTAGCTCGAAGCAGATTAtgacgtatattttattttaatcacataTTTCGTGTAGCTTCGGGGAGCAACGATGTCAAGGAAGACAATGTGGATAGTGGACTATCGGCTGATAAATCTGAGAGTACATGTAGCGAAGAACGTGGCACAACATCCAATGCAGAGCCTCTAAACGAATTGGTGACCATAGCACCGTCTAGTAGCAGCAATGTCCGGGCCATCCTACTTAACATCCGAAGACCAAGACACTGTAGGAATTACAGAAAAAGGAAAACACCAGATCGAGATTCTGATGGGAACTCTTCAAGGGACTCTGATGATTTCTCATCTGATGAGAGGCCGGATGATccatatgttttaaatacatcaGGCAGTAGCCCAACGGCTTCAAATTATTCAGTTGCCAGCTCGTAAGTATGATAATTTTCCATATCTGTGAAATGACTTagcataatatgtttatatattttatgagtcTATTGGATCTATTTTTGCTTTGTGGTtgcaatgttattttagtggataaagcttattttaaactttttactacataaattgctttaattaactataattagttttaaatgaattatttatgctCACAGACTTCTcttgattaatataaattatatagctaTGTTCAGTATaagttatcatttttattgagCAGTTTCAGTATTTAGCATTAAGCCATTTACTTTGAGTAATATTCATAAAGTTGACCATTTAAAATGAGTAACATTCATTGTCTTAAAGTAAGTAATATAGTGTCATGTAACTTGATGAATTGTTTCATGTATTTGCAGTAGCTCTGGTAGTTCAATGGATAGCAGTAATGATTACAGTGATGGAAATATTCTTGATCTCACATTGGATAATGAAACTGACAGTGATGAGGGGCTGTCAAATGATAATAACGACAACAGTTCTACCAGAAACAGATCTGATCCCGCTAGAACACCTTCTGTACTGCTCAAGACACAACCAAagcataattatttgatattacgaggtaattattttatgtgtacaCTCACTTGATTTCATTTTCTTAAGATCACTTAATAGGGGAGTTTTGGctcatcttttaaattataatgggAAGcagaaagatatttttttaacacatgTATTATAGAAACATCCTTGAGTTAACTCAATATAGTGCAGAATTCAAATCTATATtctattgtggtagtcgagcacgcttcggcacgaattgggccagctcgcaccggggaagtaccacacccccacagaaaaccgacgtgaaatagtggcatgccactgtgtttcgtacggtgagtgggggagccggaggcccatttctttttcctcacccatcccagtccattccttttttccagtctttaatcctttccttttcccttatcccataaaagcgggcagcacattcgtagaggcactacctttgcgaatgttcatgggctgtggtgatcgcttaccatcaggcgaaccaccagctcagttgcccgctatgacataaaaaaaaaaaaaaatgcaattaatcAATTGGAGTTATCTCACTGTTATCTCAATCAttgaaatactaaaataaggtgtttgaaataatgtttgtcaTGACATGCCAGTTAATTGGGtatgaaaatgatttttatacattcatctaaatgaaattaacaaattatgataacatatcatatctacatatatatattgtttagaaTAAAGTATATCACTTTAAAAATGGGTTAGCATGGTTaagtattatgaaaaatatacagtaagtgctttattaaaatttcatacccTAACATTAAGAAACAATTTTCAGAGGTAATTAATCGCGAAATGGGCCTGACATTTCCGAGGGGGAAAACTATTAAAGAGGATGTGATGTTCGAACAAAAGTTCTGTGGATCCTTACATGTGGTGCAAAGATTGGCTAAATTAGACTTTCTCAGTAAACATAAGGGCTGTGTCAACTCCATAAACTTTCATCCAGAAGGTATgcatatgattataattactagGATAGCTGACCTGACAATCtacttaccttttaaaccttctataataaatgcataaaaaaatattctagtaaaattttttaccaacaaaaagtaatttcattttatgtataaccaaaaaatgttttaaaattgattatatcTGATAAGTTTATTCTAAACTTAGATGTTCATTGTCTTTTGTTTTGGCCCAATTTGTGTTAAGCATGTTCAACTcccacattttaaaatatatatacttgcatcatgtattatgaaatgtaacatatatttattttttaatatctaggTCACCTGCTAGCATCTGGATCGGATGACACCAATGTTATTGTCTGGGACTGGGCCAGAAATAAACCCATACAAGTTCTCAAAAGTGGACATAAGTCTAATGTGTTTCAAAGCAAGTTTCTACATTTGAACTCGCAAGCTCAACTGAACATAGCAACATGTGCGAGGGATGGACAGGTGATAGATGTTCTTTTTATACTGAGTCTCagaattacatacaattttttttattacctcaTGTTGGTTGTATAGACCATAGAGCAATGAATTATGCAATAACAGTTAAAGATTAAATCATGTTAAGAATGTTGCTTTTTTGCCATagtcagcaatggagctggtgggtcgcttgGCAATGGATGGTGAGCGCTaagcgcccatgaacatttgaagaggcataaggtcaattgcaTACCTTACGCCTtaacaaatggattgccgactttaaatgaGGAAGGGATTAAAAAAGGTTTGACAAGAGgattaaaggaaaggactgggaagggacaggatatgggcctccggctcccccactaaCGTTTTCGACCGTACATCATCTGATTGCATTTACGATTTTGGGGCAATTTTCTAAAGTTGATTAAAGTTccttagaaaaaaaacaacacaaaatgCATAATGGAAATCAGACCAGATGTTCATGTTGCTGTAGTGTAAAGAAAAATGCaaacata
Above is a genomic segment from Zerene cesonia ecotype Mississippi chromosome 19, Zerene_cesonia_1.1, whole genome shotgun sequence containing:
- the LOC119834461 gene encoding DDB1- and CUL4-associated factor 8-like, which codes for MEDNPPSDEEIQYSVLSPKGGGKKLKLNDGSSQDSLNEGASGSNDVKEDNVDSGLSADKSESTCSEERGTTSNAEPLNELVTIAPSSSSNVRAILLNIRRPRHCRNYRKRKTPDRDSDGNSSRDSDDFSSDERPDDPYVLNTSGSSPTASNYSVASSSSGSSMDSSNDYSDGNILDLTLDNETDSDEGLSNDNNDNSSTRNRSDPARTPSVLLKTQPKHNYLILREVINREMGLTFPRGKTIKEDVMFEQKFCGSLHVVQRLAKLDFLSKHKGCVNSINFHPEGHLLASGSDDTNVIVWDWARNKPIQVLKSGHKSNVFQSKFLHLNSQAQLNIATCARDGQIRLLTCPSSGGSGTRRKLGSHSRAAHKLHVSAHEPHLVISAGEDAVVMRCDVREQHASKLITVREDGVGVPLYSVAGNPLRPRELLVAGRDKFLRVYDTRRPDAPLLLYAADFDKIPARMRAMLHLTCAVYNHDGSEILGSYNDENIYLFDSKLDVYDKDAPDLKQTYSHKYSGHRNSATFKGVSFFGPRSEYIVSGSDCAHIYIWEKHSEAIVQWAEGDQNGVVNCIEPHPRFPIMATSGLDKDIKIWMPRRQSGPDFTGLEKIIRSNAATHRAPIFTDFLPTLYNAWRGSLADEETPPGNLEFDGNACTTF